In one Solanum lycopersicum chromosome 11, SLM_r2.1 genomic region, the following are encoded:
- the LOC138339679 gene encoding uncharacterized protein codes for MPTESSTSGAVQGGTTMVDSHHPLFLQSRDTPGSSLVSIQLTGSENYSLWSRSMKIGLLGKGKIGFIDGKCSKDKFNSSLHDLWEKCNAIVLSWIMISVSRELLSGIVYASSAQQVWTDLRERFDKVDGSRIFYLHKEIATLQQGLVSVSSYFSRLKELWMEYDSLMPCPGCACESSKAYVEHFEYQRQMQFLLGLNESYNQSKSQIMMLDPAPGVNKAYSLIMAEESQRILGKSSTTGSDNSVSANVGGINETMTFFSNGKGHMLRSGSTSQSVSNPPMGASFRSNQKQFNGNNSLYCDYCNWKGHVRANCYKLHGYPADWKGKRRNNTAFVSANHVGFDNTPGLPMHNQNTTNEPCSSKVQPTVSSGVLSQQQ; via the coding sequence TTACAGTCACGTGATACTCCAGGTAGTTCTCTAGTTTCTATTCAACTTACTGGATCAGAAAACTACTCATTATGGAGTAGATCTATGAAAATAGGTCTTCTAGGTAAAGGGAAAATAGGATTTATTGATGGAAAATGCAGTAAGGATAAATTCAATTCTTCTCTACATGATCTATGGGAAAAATGCAATGCTATAGTGCTATCATGGATAATGATCTCTGTAAGTAGGGAATTACTGAGTGGAATAGTCTATGCAAGTAGTGCTCAACAAGTGTGGACTGATCTAAGAGAGAGATTTGACAAAGTGGATGGATCTAGAATTTTTTATCTgcataaggagattgctacacTACAACAGGGGCTTGTGTCTGTTTCTAGCTATTTTTCTAGGCTTAAGGAATTGTGGATGGAGTATGATTCATTGATGCCTTGTCCTGGCTGTGCCTGTGAGAGTTCTAAGGCCTATGTAGAGCATTTTGAGTATCAACGACAGATGCAATTTCTCTTAGGACTAAATGAATCTTATAATCAATCTAAAAGTCAGATTATGATGCTTGATCCAGCACCAGGTGTAAACAAAGCTTATTCTCTTATAATGGCTGAAGAAAGTCAGAGAATCCTTGGTAAATCGAGCACAACAGGGAGTGATAACTCTGTTTCAGCTAATGTTGGTGGAATAAATGAGACTATGACATTTTTTAGCAATGGTAAAGGACACATGCTAAGATCAGGATCTACTTCACAGTCAGTGTCTAATCCTCCTATGGGAGCTAGTTTTAGATCTAATCAGAAACAATTTAACGGTAATAACTCTCTTTACTGTGATTATTGTAACTGGAAGGGTCATGTGCGAGCTAATTGTTACAAATTACATGGATATCCTGCTGATTGGAAGGGTAAAAGGAGAAACAATACTGCTTTTGTTTCAGCTAATCATGTAGGATTCGACAATACTCCTGGTTTGCCTATGCATAATCAAAATACAACTAATGAGCCTTGTTCCTCTAAGGTTCAACCTACTGTATCTTCTGGTGTTTTATCCCAACAACAGTAA